A genomic window from Megalobrama amblycephala isolate DHTTF-2021 linkage group LG2, ASM1881202v1, whole genome shotgun sequence includes:
- the zgc:114200 gene encoding gamma-secretase subunit Aph-1b-like, which yields MTLAVFFGCAFIAFGPAFALFVFTIAKDPLRVIILIAGAFFWLLSLLLSSLVWFIAVKASNGSQDPTLPRALLIFGVFFSVLLQEVFRFAYYRLLRKANEGLAAISDDDGLAISVRQMAYVAGLGFGIMSGAFSMINILSDSLGPGTVGIYGDSQYYFITAALMTLALTLLHTFWGVVFFEGCEKSRWWVIAAVVCLHLLVAGLSLLNPLYEGSLPPVYVITLLMAVWAFFSSGGSLNNLNALCTRRKAEGESS from the exons ATGACTCTGGCAGTGTTTTTTGGCTGTGCTTTCATAGCGTTTGGTCCAGCTTTCGCCCTGTTTGTTTTTACTATCGCCAAAGATCCATTAAGAGTCATCATTCTGATCGCAGG GGCGTTTTTTTGGCTGCTGTCTCTGTTGCTGTCCTCTCTGGTGTGGTTCATCGCTGTGAAGGCTAGCAACGGGTCACAGGATCCCACCCTGCCGAGGGCCCTGCTGATTTTTGGAGTTTTCTTTTCGGTCTTGCTCCAGGAAGTGTTTCGTTTTGCCTACTACAGACTGCTCCG GAAGGCCAACGAGGGTCTGGCAGCCATCAGTGATGACGACGGTTTGGCCATTTCAGTCCGGCAGATGGCTTATG TGGCTGGACTGGGCTTTGGCATCATGAGTGGTGCGTTCTCCATGATCAACATCCTGTCTGACTCTCTGGGTCCCGGGACGGTCGGCATCTATGGAGACTCACAGTATTACTTCATTACAGCAG CACTGATGACTCTGGCGCTGACGCTGCTGCACACATTTTGGGGTGTGGTGTTCTTCGAGGGCTGTGAGAAGAGCCGCTGGTGGGTCATCGCTGCTGTCGTCTGTCTCCACTTGTTAGTCGCTGGCCTG TCGCTGTTGAACCCGCTGTATGAAGGCagtctgcctcctgtgtacgTCATTACGCTGCTGATGGCCGTCTGGGCCTTCTTCTCATCTGGAGGATCACTAAACAACCTTAATGCACTCTGCACAC